One genomic window of Tribolium castaneum strain GA2 chromosome 10, icTriCast1.1, whole genome shotgun sequence includes the following:
- the ewg gene encoding DNA-binding protein Ewg isoform X5 translates to MVLIMNTSNGNQANSEEIAMVVGSPMSIQSDDDDDNCQSSAGSACEEASDFMTAAMDDEVTAQLAAAGPVGVAAAAAIVSAKKRKRPHSFETNPSIRKRQQNRLLRKLRQTIDEFATRVGQQAIVLVATPGKPNVSYKVFGAKPLEDVIKNLRGMIMEELENALAHQAPPPVQDDPSLFELPPLIIDGIPTPVEKMTQAQLRAFIPLMLKYSTGRGKPGWGRESTRPPWWPKELPWANVRMDARSEDEKQKISWTHALRQIVINCYKFHGREDLLPAFTEEDEKANATATANANVSTSITTQYAPTVLHTITNPDGTVSIVQVDPNNPIITLPDGTTAHVQGMATIQTGQGDGTPVHTIQAISESGSQGEVVDLNSVTEATLNSEGQIILTGEDGHGYPISVSGVITVPVTASMYHTMVANIQHLHTNSDGTVCVTPVVPVPKSVDKVEPNNGDNMETLAVTPSGLTTHSMMIQSSGTEGPQVLQVLSLKDATVLTKAMQGIADVKTEETILSDQ, encoded by the exons ATGGTTTTGATAATGAATACGTCTAATGGCAATCAGGCCAATAGTGAAGAAATCGCAATGGTTGTTGGTTCCCCGATGTCAATCCAGTCCGACGATGACGACGATAATTGTCAGTCGTCGGCGGGCTCCGCCTGCGAGGAGGCCTCCGATTTCATGACGGCGGCGATGGACGATGAAGTCACCGCCCAGTTAGCTGCTGCCG GTCCTGTTGGAgttgccgccgccgccgcaATAGTCTCGGCGAAAAAGCGCAAAAGGCCGCACTCATTCGAGACAAACCCTTCGATACGGAAGCGACAGCAAAATCGTCTGCTCCGGAAGCTGAGG CAAACCATAGACGAATTTGCGACGCGTGTCGGCCAGCAAGCTATAGTATTAGTGGCGACGCCGGGCAAGCCCAACGTTAGTTATAAGGTGTTTGGCGCGAAGCCGCTCGaagatgtaataaaaaatctccGAGGCATGATAATGGAGGAGTTAGAGAACGCATTGGCCCACCAAGCCCCTCCGCCTGTGCAGGACGATCCGTCTCTGTTCGAACTGCCGCCACTGATCATCGACGGCATCCCAACCCCCGTTGAAAAAATGACACAAGCACAGCTGCGTGCGTTTATCCCGCTTATGCTGAAGTACTCCACTGGGAGGGGCAAACCGGGGTGGGGGCGCGAGTCGACAAGGCCCCCGTGGTGGCCGAAGGAGCTCCCGTGGGCGAACGTAAGGATGGACGCTAGGAGCGAAgacgaaaaacaaaaa ATATCTTGGACGCACGCCTTGCGGCAGATAGTCAttaattgttacaaatttcaCGGCAGGGAAGATCTGTTACCGGCGTTTACGGAAGAAGACGAGAAGGCCAATGCCACGGCGACAGCCAACGCGAATGTCAGTACATCG ATTACAACCCAATACGCCCCGACGGTACTCCACACAATTACAAACCCCGACGGCACTGTCAGTATTGTTCAAGTGGATCCGAACAATCCCATCATTACTTTACCAGATGGCACCACAGCTCACGTTCAAGGAATGGCCACT ATCCAGACGGGGCAGGGCGACGGCACGCCCGTGCACACGATCCAAGCAATATCCGAGAGTGGGTCTCAGGGTGAAGTCGTTGATTTGAATTCGGTGACTGAAGCGACGCTGAATTCGGAAGGGCAGATTATATTAACGGGCGAGGACGGGCACG GTTACCCAATTTCAGTAAGTGGCGTGATAACCGTACCTGTAACCGCGTCGATGTACCACACCATGGTAGCAAATATACAGCACCTACATACAAATAGCGACGGTACAGTTTGTGTGACTCCGGTCGTCCCAGTACCAAAG TCTGTTGATAAGGTCGAGCCCAATAATGGAGACAACATGGAGACACTGGCGGTGACTCCTAGCGGGTTGACTACTCATTCTATGATGATTCAAAGTTCAGGTACGGAGGGTCCACAAGTTTTACAAGTTCTCTCGTTGAAGGATGCaactgttttaacaaaagcgatGCAAGGAATTGCCGATGTtaaaacagaagaaacaatATTAAGTGACCAGTAG
- the ewg gene encoding DNA-binding protein Ewg isoform X7 — translation MVLIMNTSNGNQANSEEIAMVVGSPMSIQSDDDDDNCQSSAGSACEEASDFMTAAMDDEVTAQLAAAGPVGVAAAAAIVSAKKRKRPHSFETNPSIRKRQQNRLLRKLRQTIDEFATRVGQQAIVLVATPGKPNVSYKVFGAKPLEDVIKNLRGMIMEELENALAHQAPPPVQDDPSLFELPPLIIDGIPTPVEKMTQAQLRAFIPLMLKYSTGRGKPGWGRESTRPPWWPKELPWANVRMDARSEDEKQKISWTHALRQIVINCYKFHGREDLLPAFTEEDEKANATATANANITTQYAPTVLHTITNPDGTVSIVQVDPNNPIITLPDGTTAHVQGMATIQTGQGDGTPVHTIQAISESGSQGEVVDLNSVTEATLNSEGQIILTGEDGHGYPISVSGVITVPVTASMYHTMVANIQHLHTNSDGTVCVTPVVPVPKVEPNNGDNMETLAVTPSGLTTHSMMIQSSGTEGPQVLQVLSLKDATVLTKAMQGIADVKTEETILSDQ, via the exons ATGGTTTTGATAATGAATACGTCTAATGGCAATCAGGCCAATAGTGAAGAAATCGCAATGGTTGTTGGTTCCCCGATGTCAATCCAGTCCGACGATGACGACGATAATTGTCAGTCGTCGGCGGGCTCCGCCTGCGAGGAGGCCTCCGATTTCATGACGGCGGCGATGGACGATGAAGTCACCGCCCAGTTAGCTGCTGCCG GTCCTGTTGGAgttgccgccgccgccgcaATAGTCTCGGCGAAAAAGCGCAAAAGGCCGCACTCATTCGAGACAAACCCTTCGATACGGAAGCGACAGCAAAATCGTCTGCTCCGGAAGCTGAGG CAAACCATAGACGAATTTGCGACGCGTGTCGGCCAGCAAGCTATAGTATTAGTGGCGACGCCGGGCAAGCCCAACGTTAGTTATAAGGTGTTTGGCGCGAAGCCGCTCGaagatgtaataaaaaatctccGAGGCATGATAATGGAGGAGTTAGAGAACGCATTGGCCCACCAAGCCCCTCCGCCTGTGCAGGACGATCCGTCTCTGTTCGAACTGCCGCCACTGATCATCGACGGCATCCCAACCCCCGTTGAAAAAATGACACAAGCACAGCTGCGTGCGTTTATCCCGCTTATGCTGAAGTACTCCACTGGGAGGGGCAAACCGGGGTGGGGGCGCGAGTCGACAAGGCCCCCGTGGTGGCCGAAGGAGCTCCCGTGGGCGAACGTAAGGATGGACGCTAGGAGCGAAgacgaaaaacaaaaa ATATCTTGGACGCACGCCTTGCGGCAGATAGTCAttaattgttacaaatttcaCGGCAGGGAAGATCTGTTACCGGCGTTTACGGAAGAAGACGAGAAGGCCAATGCCACGGCGACAGCCAACGCGAAT ATTACAACCCAATACGCCCCGACGGTACTCCACACAATTACAAACCCCGACGGCACTGTCAGTATTGTTCAAGTGGATCCGAACAATCCCATCATTACTTTACCAGATGGCACCACAGCTCACGTTCAAGGAATGGCCACT ATCCAGACGGGGCAGGGCGACGGCACGCCCGTGCACACGATCCAAGCAATATCCGAGAGTGGGTCTCAGGGTGAAGTCGTTGATTTGAATTCGGTGACTGAAGCGACGCTGAATTCGGAAGGGCAGATTATATTAACGGGCGAGGACGGGCACG GTTACCCAATTTCAGTAAGTGGCGTGATAACCGTACCTGTAACCGCGTCGATGTACCACACCATGGTAGCAAATATACAGCACCTACATACAAATAGCGACGGTACAGTTTGTGTGACTCCGGTCGTCCCAGTACCAAAG GTCGAGCCCAATAATGGAGACAACATGGAGACACTGGCGGTGACTCCTAGCGGGTTGACTACTCATTCTATGATGATTCAAAGTTCAGGTACGGAGGGTCCACAAGTTTTACAAGTTCTCTCGTTGAAGGATGCaactgttttaacaaaagcgatGCAAGGAATTGCCGATGTtaaaacagaagaaacaatATTAAGTGACCAGTAG
- the ewg gene encoding DNA-binding protein Ewg isoform X1, protein MVLIMNTSNGNQANSEEIAMVVGSPMSIQSDDDDDNCQSSAGSACEEASDFMTAAMDDEVTAQLAAAGPVGVAAAAAIVSAKKRKRPHSFETNPSIRKRQQNRLLRKLRQTIDEFATRVGQQAIVLVATPGKPNVSYKVFGAKPLEDVIKNLRGMIMEELENALAHQAPPPVQDDPSLFELPPLIIDGIPTPVEKMTQAQLRAFIPLMLKYSTGRGKPGWGRESTRPPWWPKELPWANVRMDARSEDEKQKISWTHALRQIVINCYKFHGREDLLPAFTEEDEKANATATANANVSTSVGVLKMHSSGIVPTHKIQIQANGSPQIIAASPDGLSGSSAQVCLDPAGYSSDVDITTQYAPTVLHTITNPDGTVSIVQVDPNNPIITLPDGTTAHVQGMATIQTGQGDGTPVHTIQAISESGSQGEVVDLNSVTEATLNSEGQIILTGEDGHGYPISVSGVITVPVTASMYHTMVANIQHLHTNSDGTVCVTPVVPVPKSVDKVEPNNGDNMETLAVTPSGLTTHSMMIQSSGTEGPQVLQVLSLKDATVLTKAMQGIADVKTEETILSDQ, encoded by the exons ATGGTTTTGATAATGAATACGTCTAATGGCAATCAGGCCAATAGTGAAGAAATCGCAATGGTTGTTGGTTCCCCGATGTCAATCCAGTCCGACGATGACGACGATAATTGTCAGTCGTCGGCGGGCTCCGCCTGCGAGGAGGCCTCCGATTTCATGACGGCGGCGATGGACGATGAAGTCACCGCCCAGTTAGCTGCTGCCG GTCCTGTTGGAgttgccgccgccgccgcaATAGTCTCGGCGAAAAAGCGCAAAAGGCCGCACTCATTCGAGACAAACCCTTCGATACGGAAGCGACAGCAAAATCGTCTGCTCCGGAAGCTGAGG CAAACCATAGACGAATTTGCGACGCGTGTCGGCCAGCAAGCTATAGTATTAGTGGCGACGCCGGGCAAGCCCAACGTTAGTTATAAGGTGTTTGGCGCGAAGCCGCTCGaagatgtaataaaaaatctccGAGGCATGATAATGGAGGAGTTAGAGAACGCATTGGCCCACCAAGCCCCTCCGCCTGTGCAGGACGATCCGTCTCTGTTCGAACTGCCGCCACTGATCATCGACGGCATCCCAACCCCCGTTGAAAAAATGACACAAGCACAGCTGCGTGCGTTTATCCCGCTTATGCTGAAGTACTCCACTGGGAGGGGCAAACCGGGGTGGGGGCGCGAGTCGACAAGGCCCCCGTGGTGGCCGAAGGAGCTCCCGTGGGCGAACGTAAGGATGGACGCTAGGAGCGAAgacgaaaaacaaaaa ATATCTTGGACGCACGCCTTGCGGCAGATAGTCAttaattgttacaaatttcaCGGCAGGGAAGATCTGTTACCGGCGTTTACGGAAGAAGACGAGAAGGCCAATGCCACGGCGACAGCCAACGCGAATGTCAGTACATCGGTTggtgttttaaaaatgcattcCTCAGGGATTGTACCTACTCATAAGATACAGATCCAAGCTAACGGCTCGCCCCAAATTATTGCCGCCTCGCCTGATGGCTTGTCGGGGTCTTCTGCGCAGGTTTGCCTCGATCCTGCGGGCTATAGTTCAGATGTTGAT ATTACAACCCAATACGCCCCGACGGTACTCCACACAATTACAAACCCCGACGGCACTGTCAGTATTGTTCAAGTGGATCCGAACAATCCCATCATTACTTTACCAGATGGCACCACAGCTCACGTTCAAGGAATGGCCACT ATCCAGACGGGGCAGGGCGACGGCACGCCCGTGCACACGATCCAAGCAATATCCGAGAGTGGGTCTCAGGGTGAAGTCGTTGATTTGAATTCGGTGACTGAAGCGACGCTGAATTCGGAAGGGCAGATTATATTAACGGGCGAGGACGGGCACG GTTACCCAATTTCAGTAAGTGGCGTGATAACCGTACCTGTAACCGCGTCGATGTACCACACCATGGTAGCAAATATACAGCACCTACATACAAATAGCGACGGTACAGTTTGTGTGACTCCGGTCGTCCCAGTACCAAAG TCTGTTGATAAGGTCGAGCCCAATAATGGAGACAACATGGAGACACTGGCGGTGACTCCTAGCGGGTTGACTACTCATTCTATGATGATTCAAAGTTCAGGTACGGAGGGTCCACAAGTTTTACAAGTTCTCTCGTTGAAGGATGCaactgttttaacaaaagcgatGCAAGGAATTGCCGATGTtaaaacagaagaaacaatATTAAGTGACCAGTAG
- the ewg gene encoding DNA-binding protein P3A2 isoform X4: MVLIMNTSNGNQANSEEIAMVVGSPMSIQSDDDDDNCQSSAGSACEEASDFMTAAMDDEVTAQLAAAGPVGVAAAAAIVSAKKRKRPHSFETNPSIRKRQQNRLLRKLRQTIDEFATRVGQQAIVLVATPGKPNVSYKVFGAKPLEDVIKNLRGMIMEELENALAHQAPPPVQDDPSLFELPPLIIDGIPTPVEKMTQAQLRAFIPLMLKYSTGRGKPGWGRESTRPPWWPKELPWANVRMDARSEDEKQKISWTHALRQIVINCYKFHGREDLLPAFTEEDEKANATATANANVSTSVGVLKMHSSGIVPTHKIQIQANGSPQIIAASPDGLSGSSAQVCLDPAGYSSDVDITTQYAPTVLHTITNPDGTVSIVQVDPNNPIITLPDGTTAHVQGMATIQTGQGDGTPVHTIQAISESGSQGEVVDLNSVTEATLNSEGQIILTGEDGHVSGVITVPVTASMYHTMVANIQHLHTNSDGTVCVTPVVPVPKVEPNNGDNMETLAVTPSGLTTHSMMIQSSGTEGPQVLQVLSLKDATVLTKAMQGIADVKTEETILSDQ, translated from the exons ATGGTTTTGATAATGAATACGTCTAATGGCAATCAGGCCAATAGTGAAGAAATCGCAATGGTTGTTGGTTCCCCGATGTCAATCCAGTCCGACGATGACGACGATAATTGTCAGTCGTCGGCGGGCTCCGCCTGCGAGGAGGCCTCCGATTTCATGACGGCGGCGATGGACGATGAAGTCACCGCCCAGTTAGCTGCTGCCG GTCCTGTTGGAgttgccgccgccgccgcaATAGTCTCGGCGAAAAAGCGCAAAAGGCCGCACTCATTCGAGACAAACCCTTCGATACGGAAGCGACAGCAAAATCGTCTGCTCCGGAAGCTGAGG CAAACCATAGACGAATTTGCGACGCGTGTCGGCCAGCAAGCTATAGTATTAGTGGCGACGCCGGGCAAGCCCAACGTTAGTTATAAGGTGTTTGGCGCGAAGCCGCTCGaagatgtaataaaaaatctccGAGGCATGATAATGGAGGAGTTAGAGAACGCATTGGCCCACCAAGCCCCTCCGCCTGTGCAGGACGATCCGTCTCTGTTCGAACTGCCGCCACTGATCATCGACGGCATCCCAACCCCCGTTGAAAAAATGACACAAGCACAGCTGCGTGCGTTTATCCCGCTTATGCTGAAGTACTCCACTGGGAGGGGCAAACCGGGGTGGGGGCGCGAGTCGACAAGGCCCCCGTGGTGGCCGAAGGAGCTCCCGTGGGCGAACGTAAGGATGGACGCTAGGAGCGAAgacgaaaaacaaaaa ATATCTTGGACGCACGCCTTGCGGCAGATAGTCAttaattgttacaaatttcaCGGCAGGGAAGATCTGTTACCGGCGTTTACGGAAGAAGACGAGAAGGCCAATGCCACGGCGACAGCCAACGCGAATGTCAGTACATCGGTTggtgttttaaaaatgcattcCTCAGGGATTGTACCTACTCATAAGATACAGATCCAAGCTAACGGCTCGCCCCAAATTATTGCCGCCTCGCCTGATGGCTTGTCGGGGTCTTCTGCGCAGGTTTGCCTCGATCCTGCGGGCTATAGTTCAGATGTTGAT ATTACAACCCAATACGCCCCGACGGTACTCCACACAATTACAAACCCCGACGGCACTGTCAGTATTGTTCAAGTGGATCCGAACAATCCCATCATTACTTTACCAGATGGCACCACAGCTCACGTTCAAGGAATGGCCACT ATCCAGACGGGGCAGGGCGACGGCACGCCCGTGCACACGATCCAAGCAATATCCGAGAGTGGGTCTCAGGGTGAAGTCGTTGATTTGAATTCGGTGACTGAAGCGACGCTGAATTCGGAAGGGCAGATTATATTAACGGGCGAGGACGGGCACG TAAGTGGCGTGATAACCGTACCTGTAACCGCGTCGATGTACCACACCATGGTAGCAAATATACAGCACCTACATACAAATAGCGACGGTACAGTTTGTGTGACTCCGGTCGTCCCAGTACCAAAG GTCGAGCCCAATAATGGAGACAACATGGAGACACTGGCGGTGACTCCTAGCGGGTTGACTACTCATTCTATGATGATTCAAAGTTCAGGTACGGAGGGTCCACAAGTTTTACAAGTTCTCTCGTTGAAGGATGCaactgttttaacaaaagcgatGCAAGGAATTGCCGATGTtaaaacagaagaaacaatATTAAGTGACCAGTAG
- the ewg gene encoding DNA-binding protein Ewg isoform X6, translating to MVLIMNTSNGNQANSEEIAMVVGSPMSIQSDDDDDNCQSSAGSACEEASDFMTAAMDDEVTAQLAAAGPVGVAAAAAIVSAKKRKRPHSFETNPSIRKRQQNRLLRKLRQTIDEFATRVGQQAIVLVATPGKPNVSYKVFGAKPLEDVIKNLRGMIMEELENALAHQAPPPVQDDPSLFELPPLIIDGIPTPVEKMTQAQLRAFIPLMLKYSTGRGKPGWGRESTRPPWWPKELPWANVRMDARSEDEKQKISWTHALRQIVINCYKFHGREDLLPAFTEEDEKANATATANANITTQYAPTVLHTITNPDGTVSIVQVDPNNPIITLPDGTTAHVQGMATIQTGQGDGTPVHTIQAISESGSQGEVVDLNSVTEATLNSEGQIILTGEDGHGYPISVSGVITVPVTASMYHTMVANIQHLHTNSDGTVCVTPVVPVPKSVDKVEPNNGDNMETLAVTPSGLTTHSMMIQSSGTEGPQVLQVLSLKDATVLTKAMQGIADVKTEETILSDQ from the exons ATGGTTTTGATAATGAATACGTCTAATGGCAATCAGGCCAATAGTGAAGAAATCGCAATGGTTGTTGGTTCCCCGATGTCAATCCAGTCCGACGATGACGACGATAATTGTCAGTCGTCGGCGGGCTCCGCCTGCGAGGAGGCCTCCGATTTCATGACGGCGGCGATGGACGATGAAGTCACCGCCCAGTTAGCTGCTGCCG GTCCTGTTGGAgttgccgccgccgccgcaATAGTCTCGGCGAAAAAGCGCAAAAGGCCGCACTCATTCGAGACAAACCCTTCGATACGGAAGCGACAGCAAAATCGTCTGCTCCGGAAGCTGAGG CAAACCATAGACGAATTTGCGACGCGTGTCGGCCAGCAAGCTATAGTATTAGTGGCGACGCCGGGCAAGCCCAACGTTAGTTATAAGGTGTTTGGCGCGAAGCCGCTCGaagatgtaataaaaaatctccGAGGCATGATAATGGAGGAGTTAGAGAACGCATTGGCCCACCAAGCCCCTCCGCCTGTGCAGGACGATCCGTCTCTGTTCGAACTGCCGCCACTGATCATCGACGGCATCCCAACCCCCGTTGAAAAAATGACACAAGCACAGCTGCGTGCGTTTATCCCGCTTATGCTGAAGTACTCCACTGGGAGGGGCAAACCGGGGTGGGGGCGCGAGTCGACAAGGCCCCCGTGGTGGCCGAAGGAGCTCCCGTGGGCGAACGTAAGGATGGACGCTAGGAGCGAAgacgaaaaacaaaaa ATATCTTGGACGCACGCCTTGCGGCAGATAGTCAttaattgttacaaatttcaCGGCAGGGAAGATCTGTTACCGGCGTTTACGGAAGAAGACGAGAAGGCCAATGCCACGGCGACAGCCAACGCGAAT ATTACAACCCAATACGCCCCGACGGTACTCCACACAATTACAAACCCCGACGGCACTGTCAGTATTGTTCAAGTGGATCCGAACAATCCCATCATTACTTTACCAGATGGCACCACAGCTCACGTTCAAGGAATGGCCACT ATCCAGACGGGGCAGGGCGACGGCACGCCCGTGCACACGATCCAAGCAATATCCGAGAGTGGGTCTCAGGGTGAAGTCGTTGATTTGAATTCGGTGACTGAAGCGACGCTGAATTCGGAAGGGCAGATTATATTAACGGGCGAGGACGGGCACG GTTACCCAATTTCAGTAAGTGGCGTGATAACCGTACCTGTAACCGCGTCGATGTACCACACCATGGTAGCAAATATACAGCACCTACATACAAATAGCGACGGTACAGTTTGTGTGACTCCGGTCGTCCCAGTACCAAAG TCTGTTGATAAGGTCGAGCCCAATAATGGAGACAACATGGAGACACTGGCGGTGACTCCTAGCGGGTTGACTACTCATTCTATGATGATTCAAAGTTCAGGTACGGAGGGTCCACAAGTTTTACAAGTTCTCTCGTTGAAGGATGCaactgttttaacaaaagcgatGCAAGGAATTGCCGATGTtaaaacagaagaaacaatATTAAGTGACCAGTAG
- the ewg gene encoding DNA-binding protein P3A2 isoform X3: MVLIMNTSNGNQANSEEIAMVVGSPMSIQSDDDDDNCQSSAGSACEEASDFMTAAMDDEVTAQLAAAGPVGVAAAAAIVSAKKRKRPHSFETNPSIRKRQQNRLLRKLRQTIDEFATRVGQQAIVLVATPGKPNVSYKVFGAKPLEDVIKNLRGMIMEELENALAHQAPPPVQDDPSLFELPPLIIDGIPTPVEKMTQAQLRAFIPLMLKYSTGRGKPGWGRESTRPPWWPKELPWANVRMDARSEDEKQKISWTHALRQIVINCYKFHGREDLLPAFTEEDEKANATATANANVSTSVGVLKMHSSGIVPTHKIQIQANGSPQIIAASPDGLSGSSAQVCLDPAGYSSDVDITTQYAPTVLHTITNPDGTVSIVQVDPNNPIITLPDGTTAHVQGMATIQTGQGDGTPVHTIQAISESGSQGEVVDLNSVTEATLNSEGQIILTGEDGHVSGVITVPVTASMYHTMVANIQHLHTNSDGTVCVTPVVPVPKSVDKVEPNNGDNMETLAVTPSGLTTHSMMIQSSGTEGPQVLQVLSLKDATVLTKAMQGIADVKTEETILSDQ, translated from the exons ATGGTTTTGATAATGAATACGTCTAATGGCAATCAGGCCAATAGTGAAGAAATCGCAATGGTTGTTGGTTCCCCGATGTCAATCCAGTCCGACGATGACGACGATAATTGTCAGTCGTCGGCGGGCTCCGCCTGCGAGGAGGCCTCCGATTTCATGACGGCGGCGATGGACGATGAAGTCACCGCCCAGTTAGCTGCTGCCG GTCCTGTTGGAgttgccgccgccgccgcaATAGTCTCGGCGAAAAAGCGCAAAAGGCCGCACTCATTCGAGACAAACCCTTCGATACGGAAGCGACAGCAAAATCGTCTGCTCCGGAAGCTGAGG CAAACCATAGACGAATTTGCGACGCGTGTCGGCCAGCAAGCTATAGTATTAGTGGCGACGCCGGGCAAGCCCAACGTTAGTTATAAGGTGTTTGGCGCGAAGCCGCTCGaagatgtaataaaaaatctccGAGGCATGATAATGGAGGAGTTAGAGAACGCATTGGCCCACCAAGCCCCTCCGCCTGTGCAGGACGATCCGTCTCTGTTCGAACTGCCGCCACTGATCATCGACGGCATCCCAACCCCCGTTGAAAAAATGACACAAGCACAGCTGCGTGCGTTTATCCCGCTTATGCTGAAGTACTCCACTGGGAGGGGCAAACCGGGGTGGGGGCGCGAGTCGACAAGGCCCCCGTGGTGGCCGAAGGAGCTCCCGTGGGCGAACGTAAGGATGGACGCTAGGAGCGAAgacgaaaaacaaaaa ATATCTTGGACGCACGCCTTGCGGCAGATAGTCAttaattgttacaaatttcaCGGCAGGGAAGATCTGTTACCGGCGTTTACGGAAGAAGACGAGAAGGCCAATGCCACGGCGACAGCCAACGCGAATGTCAGTACATCGGTTggtgttttaaaaatgcattcCTCAGGGATTGTACCTACTCATAAGATACAGATCCAAGCTAACGGCTCGCCCCAAATTATTGCCGCCTCGCCTGATGGCTTGTCGGGGTCTTCTGCGCAGGTTTGCCTCGATCCTGCGGGCTATAGTTCAGATGTTGAT ATTACAACCCAATACGCCCCGACGGTACTCCACACAATTACAAACCCCGACGGCACTGTCAGTATTGTTCAAGTGGATCCGAACAATCCCATCATTACTTTACCAGATGGCACCACAGCTCACGTTCAAGGAATGGCCACT ATCCAGACGGGGCAGGGCGACGGCACGCCCGTGCACACGATCCAAGCAATATCCGAGAGTGGGTCTCAGGGTGAAGTCGTTGATTTGAATTCGGTGACTGAAGCGACGCTGAATTCGGAAGGGCAGATTATATTAACGGGCGAGGACGGGCACG TAAGTGGCGTGATAACCGTACCTGTAACCGCGTCGATGTACCACACCATGGTAGCAAATATACAGCACCTACATACAAATAGCGACGGTACAGTTTGTGTGACTCCGGTCGTCCCAGTACCAAAG TCTGTTGATAAGGTCGAGCCCAATAATGGAGACAACATGGAGACACTGGCGGTGACTCCTAGCGGGTTGACTACTCATTCTATGATGATTCAAAGTTCAGGTACGGAGGGTCCACAAGTTTTACAAGTTCTCTCGTTGAAGGATGCaactgttttaacaaaagcgatGCAAGGAATTGCCGATGTtaaaacagaagaaacaatATTAAGTGACCAGTAG